TCTTCAGGGCGTTGATCCCTACGAAGCCTCGACCCTGGTCAAGACTTTGGAAACACAGCTTGAAACGGCTTACACGATCGTCTCGAAGATCCAGCAGTTGAGTCTCGTAAACTACCTTTGATGAGCAAAGGCGCGCAGTATAAAGAAGGATGCATGAATGTATCAGTTCTCATATGCCGAAGTCATGCAGGACTCGGTGGCCGACGCGAAAGAGCGGGAATGGCAGGTTCTTGACCGGTCCATAGACCTGCTGTCGTTGGCGCGCGAAAAGGAAAAATACGGCCGGGAAGCCATCGAAGCCCTGTTTTATACGCGCAGGGTGTGGATCAGCTTCATCGAGGATCTGAAACATCCCGACAATCAGCTGGAGATCCAGCTCAGGGCCAACCTCATCTCGATCGCGATCTGGATATTGAAGGAATGCGACAGGATACGAAAGCGTCTGTCGAATAACTACCAGGGCATCATCGACGTTACCACCATCATCAGGGATGGACTTAAATGAAAAGTACACTTCGCATTTCTCTGAAAGCCGGAGAAAGAATCTTCATCAACGGCGCCGTCCTGCGCGTCGACCGCAAGGTCGCGCTGGAATTCCTGAATGACGTGACGTTCCTTCTCGAAAACCACGTCCTCCAGCCGGAAGCGGCCACCACGCCCCTGCGTCAGCTCTATTTCATCGCGCAGATGATCCTCATCAATCCCGAGGGCAAGGACCACTCGACGGCGATGTTCCGCAAGTCGATCACCATGCTGCTCAGCTGCTTCAAAAACGAGGAAATCCTCGCGGAACTGAAGCGCATCGATGCGCTCGTCTCGACCGGCCGCGCTTTTGATGCGTTGAAGGCGATCCGCGGCCTCTATGCGATCGAAGACAATATCCTCAACAACCACGAAATGCCGCCGACGATGGTCGAGCAGATTCGCAGGGAGATTGCACCATGGCGGTAGATGCAACATCAAGCG
This Rhizobium sp. NZLR1 DNA region includes the following protein-coding sequences:
- the flbT gene encoding flagellar biosynthesis repressor FlbT — its product is MKSTLRISLKAGERIFINGAVLRVDRKVALEFLNDVTFLLENHVLQPEAATTPLRQLYFIAQMILINPEGKDHSTAMFRKSITMLLSCFKNEEILAELKRIDALVSTGRAFDALKAIRGLYAIEDNILNNHEMPPTMVEQIRREIAPWR
- the flaF gene encoding flagellar biosynthesis regulator FlaF, whose amino-acid sequence is MYQFSYAEVMQDSVADAKEREWQVLDRSIDLLSLAREKEKYGREAIEALFYTRRVWISFIEDLKHPDNQLEIQLRANLISIAIWILKECDRIRKRLSNNYQGIIDVTTIIRDGLK